The Aliidongia dinghuensis genome contains the following window.
GGCAGCAGGTCGTCGAGATAGAAATGCAGTTGGGCGATGACGCCGGTGCGCGTGCCGCTCGCCTTGGTCGCCGGGATGAGCGCCTCGACGCCGATCTGATAGGCGCCGCCCTCGTAGAGGACGCCCGGCGCGATCGTGCCGGTCGTGGTGGCGCCATAGCCATTGGTTGCCGGCGTCGAGTAAGCGAATTCGACGAGCGGGATCAGGTGGTTGACGAATTCCGGCAGGCCATAGTCCTTCACCTGGGCCTGCAGGTAATGCATGTCGTACTGGACCGAGAACCCGATGTTCCAGAAGTTCGGACTATGGCTCACCCCACCGTCCGGCGCGTGCGCGGTCGGCACGTCGGCGAACTGGTAGCCGAGCTCGCCGGTCAGCGCGAACGGCCGCAGCAGGCCGACGCTCGCCGGCAGGTCGCCCATGCCCTTGCCGGCATAGAGCGTCGGCTGGGTCCAGCCGGTCGCGTCCACACCTAGCCGGAGCGCGCCGGTGCCGCCCCATTCGCGTTGCACCCCGACCGAGGCCAGGATCTCGTGCGTGTCACTCTCGAAGAACTGGTACTTGAGCGTCGTCACCAGGTCGTTCCAGCCATAGAGGCTGTTCGCACCCTGCTGGCGGATCACGGAATAGCCGTCGTTGATCGCGACGCCCAGGTTCTTCGTGATCGTCTTGTCCCACTCGAAGCCGTAGCCGTAGCGGGTGGTCTCAGGGCTGCCGTTGCTGCCGCTCTGTGGCTGATAGGTGAAGGTCGGTGCCGACAGCTCGTCGCCGACCGCCGGGTCGTCGATGCTGAGAGTGGCCGGGAACAGCCGATCGCCGGCGATGCCGTGGGCATGGGCCGCCGTCGGTCCGGCGGTAAGGATAGCAAGGCCGGCCCCGAACAGCGGGGTGGCCACGCGAGTAAGGCGCGACATGGAAAATTCCTTCGGTCAAGGGTCGGAGACTGGCCAGGGTGGCCGGCCGGAGCAGTCAGAGGCTCGTGACCGAAGGCGGCGCGCGGGGCTGGTGGGCGGTGGCGGCGAGGCGGAACGGCCGATCGGCGATCGGCACGGCGACGAACGTCGCGGCTTCGACGGTCGGCGCCGGCAGGACGGGCAGGGGCGGCGGCACCAGCCCGCCGGAAGCGTGGAACGCCTGGCACAGCAGGCAATCGCCGCAATGCTGGCAGGGTGCCTTGTCCGGGCTGGAGTCGGACGCCGGCGAGCCGTCGTCGTCCTGGCACAGGATATAGCCACCGGCGAAGAGCGCCGCATCCGCCGGCAGGGCCGTCGACGCCGGCATCGGCATCGCCATCGTCGCCTGCGGCGAGAGCGCCAAGCCCTGGCAGAGGAGTGCCAGCAAGGCAAGCAGGAAGCCGAACCGCCCGATGCGGCCCCGTCCCGTCTCTCCTCGCCGATATCCGCGCCGTCGCGCCATCACGTCCTGTTCATCCCGCGTGCCGGGTTACCCGGCGGCCGAACCTTGCCACATGGGACGCTGCGCGACATCCGCTTATTCCGCGAGGCGCAATGTCGCAGACCAGTGCGATGCCACTTCGTCCATCGGTGTAGCGCTTGAATTTTAGGCGTCGTCTATGGCGTACCTAATCAGCCGCACGCATTTGTCTTCCAGTATAGAGGATGTCGGAAAATCTTTGAGAAGATCGCAAGCGATAAATACTTCGAGAAAATAAGTGGCGTTTAATCGCTTCGCCTTGGCAGGCAAGGTACCATTATCCGGCTCGGGAAGAGCCACAGCCTTTGATTCAGTGGTCCATGGCTCGACTGCATAAATCGTATTTGTTTCGTCGAGAGTGCCGAGATTCTGGACCATCTCCAGCAATGTCATTATGCTGCAAGACTGCATGGCTACCTTTCTTGCTAATATGCGGCGTCTTTCTGGAATATATTTCAGAGATTACAGATTCTTAGCTGTTATCGAAGCCAGATCGGTTCTCCTTGAAGAGTATCATAGTCCGACATGGGTCGTTTTTCATCAATTACGAAACGCGGCATGTCTGAAATTATTGTGAGAACCGGTCTGTATTTCCCAAATTTTTTGTAAAACGACTCGGCGGATTTTGTTGCGTCATCGAGGGCTAGAAAGTACCTGCTGAACAGGTCGGCGAGGTTGGGTTTCGAGATATCCAATTTTGTTGCGCCATAAGGCGGCGTGATCGAATTCCAGTCGACATTTTGCGGCGGGATGGCCGCCATGACCGCGCGAATTCGCTCGATGACGAGGGCGGTAGCTTGAAGCTCCTCAAGTCTAACGTATCGCCGATAGAGGCGATCGATAAGCGACAAGCTGGCGGGATCGAGGTGGAGGCGCGACGCGGCTATATTTACACATGCGAAGAAGGCTTGCATATCTGCAGCTGGGCCAAGTTCATGGACCGTATGCCCGCCAAAAAACCCAACGTTTGGCATTGAATCTATTCCTTAAAGCTGATCGATGTGGCGTCGATTATGCCTCTGGATTTTTGAACTATTTGCTCCACGAGATCGCTGCGTTGTTCTGCCGTGACGCTTTGCCCGCGTATGTCGATGACAATATTTTGGGTGAGCCGATTCGGCAGATGATTCGCGCGCTCGATCGCTTGGTTCGTGACATTCCTGATCAATGCTGCGGCGTTATTGGTGATATCATAGTTCTTAACCTCGAATGTGCCGATATTATCCAGCACGAAATCGACCCTCATGCTACCTGGAGTGCCCCACGGTACCTCGATCCCGCCTTTGAAGCTGACCTGTGCGCGTGCGGTTGGTCCAAGATCACGTTCCACATCTATCTCGGATTGGAGCCATGTCGGCCGGAGCAACGAGAACTGTCCGGCGCCGGCTTCGCCCGCCACTCCGACTTCACCAAGTACTCCGGCGAATTCTCCGACTGCCGCCAGCTCCGGTGAGAACGGCAGCCACGCCAAACCCCCGCCTGGTGCCATGCCGACGGGGCTTTCTGGTCCCATAAGCCAAGCCAGGTTCCGGAGATTTTGCGCGGTCTCGAAGCCGTTCAGTCCGGTGTCGAGATCGACGGCGCCCATCAATACATCCGTGCAATCGCGACTCGCGCCGGTCGTTGTCCCTCGGCCGTCTGTGTCGCGCGGCTGGTCCGGATCGAACCCGGCCTTGGCTATGGGCTCAGGTGATGGCGCTCCGGGCAACGGGCTTGCCGGGGTGGTGGTGGTGAGCGTGTCGCCGCCGGGGACGGGATCGAGGCGGAGCTCGGCCCTGACCTCGTTCCTGGTCTTGATGCCGGCCGCGACGTAAGCGGCCGCGATCGTCGCCTGCGCCTGCGGCTCGGTCGCCGTTTGGTCGGCCCAGGCGAACTCCAGATCCGGCCAGCCCAAGACCTGGCCCAGGATGCGGTCGATCAGGCCCTTGACCCAGCCGAGGAGCGGCTGCAGCCCCTCGGCCAAGGCCGCGCCCTGCGCCGTCTCGGCCGTCGCCCGGTTGGTCTGCCGGGCGAACGCGGTCGGCGGGATCGAGAACGCGAAGCACACGACGCGCGCCAGCCACTCGTCGAACTCGTCCTTCAACGGCACGTCGCGCACCGGCTGGTACTTCAAGCCGCCCGGCACGAAGCGCGTGTGGCGCCGGGCGGCGAGATTGCCCTCCAGGAGCGCGTCCCAGTATTCCTGGAACTGGCGGATCTGCGGCATTAGGCAGCAAACACGCCTCGGCTCAATCTCAGAGCGTACACTCTATCGCTATAACAATGACGAAGAGGAGTGGCCCGAACCCCAAACGGGGCCTGAGGATCTGTGACATAACGGACCCGAAACCGACGCTTTACTGCCAGCTCGGCGAGCGCGAAACGCCAGCGTTCGGCAAGAAAGGGAGGCGATAGCGACTATGTCACACCACGAGGACGACGACCGGCGCATCGAACCGGATGAAGATCCAAATCCGTATGAGGTTCGGATCAGCGGCGAGCATGGCCCGCGCTTCAGGACTGAAGAAGAGGTGCGGTCGTGGCTCGACAAGAACCGCCGAGCGGACAAGCGCTACGAGATCTACTATCAGCGAAAGCGGCTTGAGGGACGCTGACATGACCGACCTCTCCAAACCGATTACGACCGGTCGCAGCATCTAACCTCCTCCAATTCCACGGCGTCGATGCGGCGCATGGACAAGCCGGCTATGATCGGCCATCGTTGCGCGCGTCGAAAAACAAACGACTGTTATCTTTGTGGGGGAGCGGCATGACGGAACCGGAACGCCCGGCCGGGCAGCAGGAGACGACCGAGGTTCGTGCCGTCCATCGCCTGCCTGAGGCGGAGCTTGGCACCTATCTGGACCGGGTGCTCTCGAGCGGCCCGATCACCGAGATCCGCCAGATGTCGGTCGGCCAGTCGAACCCGACCTATCTGGTCGTGACCGGGGCCGGCGAATATGTGCTCCGCAAGCAGCCGCCCGGGCCGCTCCTGAAGTCAGCGCATGCGATCGACCGGGAATACCGGATCATGGCGGCCCTCAGCCAAACCGGTGTGCCGGTGCCGCGCATGCTGCATTACGCGACTGACGCCGCCATTATCGGCACGCCGTTCTATGTCATGGAGCGCCTCAAAGGCCGCGTGTTCCGGACCGCCGCCCTTGCCGACGTGCCGAAGCCGGAGCGGCGGACCTACTACCATGCCATGGCCGAGGCGATGGTCCAGCTGCACAAGGTCGATCCCGCCGCGGTCGGCCTCGCCGACTTCGGCAAGCCCGGCAATTATTATGCGCGCCAGATCGGCCGCTGGACCGACCAGTGGGCCCATTCCAAGGTGCGCGAGAACCCGTCGATCGACGCGCTCTGCCAGTGGCTGCCGGCGCATATCCCGCCGGGCGACGACGAGACCGTGATCGCCCATGGCGACTTCAAGTTCGACAACCTGATGTTCCACCCGACCGAGCCGCGGGTCATCGCCATCCTCGACTGGGAATTGTCGACGCTCGGCCATCCGCTGGCCGACCTCGCCTACAACTGCATCGCCTATCACATGCCGAGCGGCACCATGGGCGGCATCGCCGATCTCGATATTGCCGCCGAAGGCATCCCGGGCCTCGCCGAGCATGTCGCCGACTATTGCCGGCTCGCCGGCCGGTCGGACGGCATCACCGCGTTCCACCAGGCCTTCGCCATGTTCCGCCTGGCGGTGATCGCCGAGGGCGTGCTGGCGCGCGCGCGGCTCGGCAACGCCTCCAACCCTGAGGCCGAGCAGGTCGGCGCCAAGGGCCGGGTGCTGGCCGACAAGGCCTGTTCGCTGGTGCTCTAATTATTTGATTAGGGACGGATTCACGAATTGCGTGGGATTGCTGTGCAATCCCACGCAATTCGATCCGGCCCTAGGGAGGGCGAACCGATGGATTTCGAATTTTCCGAGACGTCGAAGGCCGTCCAGTCGCGGCTCCGCGACTTCATGGCCGAGCATGTGGCGCCGCGCGATCCGGAATGGCATGAGCTCGTCGAGCGCCAGGGCATCTTCCCGCCGCCGTTCATCGAGGATCTCAAAGCCAAGGCGCGCGCGGCGGGGCTCTGGAACCTGTTCCTGCCGCACTTGAAGGACGACGAGCCGGGCACGCGGCTCTCGAACCTCGACTATGCGCCCTGTGCCGAGATCATGGGCCGTTACCTGTGGTCGTCGGAGGTGTTCAACT
Protein-coding sequences here:
- a CDS encoding DUF2946 family protein, translating into MARRRGYRRGETGRGRIGRFGFLLALLALLCQGLALSPQATMAMPMPASTALPADAALFAGGYILCQDDDGSPASDSSPDKAPCQHCGDCLLCQAFHASGGLVPPPLPVLPAPTVEAATFVAVPIADRPFRLAATAHQPRAPPSVTSL
- a CDS encoding phage portal protein → MPQIRQFQEYWDALLEGNLAARRHTRFVPGGLKYQPVRDVPLKDEFDEWLARVVCFAFSIPPTAFARQTNRATAETAQGAALAEGLQPLLGWVKGLIDRILGQVLGWPDLEFAWADQTATEPQAQATIAAAYVAAGIKTRNEVRAELRLDPVPGGDTLTTTTPASPLPGAPSPEPIAKAGFDPDQPRDTDGRGTTTGASRDCTDVLMGAVDLDTGLNGFETAQNLRNLAWLMGPESPVGMAPGGGLAWLPFSPELAAVGEFAGVLGEVGVAGEAGAGQFSLLRPTWLQSEIDVERDLGPTARAQVSFKGGIEVPWGTPGSMRVDFVLDNIGTFEVKNYDITNNAAALIRNVTNQAIERANHLPNRLTQNIVIDIRGQSVTAEQRSDLVEQIVQKSRGIIDATSISFKE
- a CDS encoding phosphotransferase family protein, translating into MTEPERPAGQQETTEVRAVHRLPEAELGTYLDRVLSSGPITEIRQMSVGQSNPTYLVVTGAGEYVLRKQPPGPLLKSAHAIDREYRIMAALSQTGVPVPRMLHYATDAAIIGTPFYVMERLKGRVFRTAALADVPKPERRTYYHAMAEAMVQLHKVDPAAVGLADFGKPGNYYARQIGRWTDQWAHSKVRENPSIDALCQWLPAHIPPGDDETVIAHGDFKFDNLMFHPTEPRVIAILDWELSTLGHPLADLAYNCIAYHMPSGTMGGIADLDIAAEGIPGLAEHVADYCRLAGRSDGITAFHQAFAMFRLAVIAEGVLARARLGNASNPEAEQVGAKGRVLADKACSLVL